A single region of the Gracilibacillus caseinilyticus genome encodes:
- a CDS encoding DUF441 domain-containing protein, translating into MFNSSTIFLLVLFLLGYVAKNQAIMVAVYILFGMKLLKLDDKFFPYIQDKGIGWGVIVITVAVLIPVATGEIGFKDLLQSVKSYHAWVALIAGMFVAIVAKNGLTLLANDPEVTTALVLGTIIAVVAFQGVAVGPLIGAGIAYMIIKMLESLPFIK; encoded by the coding sequence ATGTTCAATAGTTCAACTATTTTTTTATTGGTATTATTTCTGCTTGGTTATGTCGCGAAGAACCAGGCAATAATGGTAGCCGTGTACATCCTGTTTGGGATGAAATTATTAAAACTTGACGATAAATTTTTCCCTTACATACAAGACAAAGGAATAGGCTGGGGAGTTATCGTCATTACAGTAGCGGTATTAATTCCGGTTGCAACAGGTGAAATAGGTTTCAAAGATTTATTGCAAAGTGTGAAGTCCTATCATGCCTGGGTTGCCTTAATTGCGGGGATGTTTGTTGCGATAGTGGCAAAAAACGGTCTGACGCTCCTTGCCAATGATCCTGAAGTTACAACCGCTTTGGTATTGGGGACTATCATAGCTGTTGTCGCATTCCAAGGTGTGGCGGTGGGTCCACTCATTGGTGCCGGTATTGCCTATATGATTATAAAAATGCTTGAATCATTACCTTTTATTAAGTAA
- the pnpS gene encoding two-component system histidine kinase PnpS encodes MNTKNKVNLFYRYILMLASVFILIGIIIIPLTSDEEQLFVLFSLIIGFIILLVLIYHMFENYVRPIRASINVTNELVKGNYNARTYVKPSGEAQQLSSAINVLARNLQEMSIQEKMQGSQWKTVMNNMESGLMLIDERGYVHLINRKFIHLFGKKSVDFLGYLYYDVLDDQIIHKVVQETFLYEEKMTGNITLMIDGKKHYVEVTGAPVINDVKDLKGAVLVFHDISDLKRVEEMRKDFVANVSHELKTPITSIRGFAETLLEDDMVDEEIRNQFLNIILKESTRLQSLIHDLLELSKIEKEEMKLSLKLIEFDSWMQSSLTLIEQQTQKKSLQFTKEIEPGITFYGDPDRLEQVVLNLMYNAINYTGEGGSVTLRVAETSSDIVIEVEDTGVGIPEDARSRIFERFYRVDRARSRNTGGTGLGLAIVKHIVEVHRGTITVTSEVGKGSSFTVKLPKKL; translated from the coding sequence ATGAACACGAAAAATAAAGTGAATTTGTTTTACAGGTACATATTAATGCTTGCATCTGTTTTCATTTTAATCGGTATTATTATTATTCCACTTACATCAGATGAAGAGCAGTTATTCGTATTGTTCTCTTTAATAATAGGATTTATTATTTTACTTGTATTAATTTACCATATGTTTGAAAATTATGTTCGGCCAATCAGGGCTTCGATTAATGTAACGAATGAGCTTGTGAAAGGAAATTATAATGCTCGTACATATGTGAAGCCATCAGGTGAAGCGCAGCAGCTTAGCAGTGCAATCAATGTATTGGCAAGAAATTTACAAGAGATGTCCATTCAGGAGAAAATGCAAGGTAGTCAATGGAAAACAGTCATGAACAATATGGAAAGTGGTCTCATGCTGATTGATGAAAGAGGATATGTTCACTTAATCAATCGTAAATTTATTCACCTATTTGGTAAGAAGTCCGTGGATTTCTTAGGCTACTTATATTATGACGTGCTGGATGATCAGATCATTCACAAAGTCGTCCAGGAAACGTTCCTGTATGAAGAAAAAATGACAGGTAATATAACATTAATGATCGATGGAAAAAAACATTACGTTGAAGTAACGGGGGCACCGGTTATTAATGACGTAAAAGATTTAAAAGGTGCCGTACTCGTATTCCATGATATATCTGATTTGAAGCGGGTAGAAGAAATGCGAAAAGATTTTGTTGCTAATGTATCGCATGAACTGAAAACACCGATAACCTCAATAAGGGGTTTTGCTGAAACACTGCTAGAGGATGATATGGTGGATGAAGAAATACGGAATCAATTTTTAAATATCATATTAAAGGAAAGTACGCGTCTTCAGTCATTAATCCATGATTTGCTTGAACTATCCAAGATTGAAAAAGAAGAAATGAAACTATCATTGAAACTGATAGAATTTGATAGTTGGATGCAAAGCAGTCTAACATTGATAGAACAACAGACACAAAAGAAATCACTGCAGTTTACCAAAGAAATAGAGCCTGGTATTACATTTTATGGAGATCCAGATCGCTTGGAGCAAGTTGTCTTGAATTTAATGTATAATGCGATTAACTATACAGGTGAAGGCGGCAGTGTGACTTTGCGAGTGGCAGAAACATCGAGTGATATAGTGATAGAAGTAGAAGATACAGGTGTAGGTATACCCGAGGATGCGAGGTCCCGTATCTTTGAGAGGTTTTATCGGGTGGATCGAGCCCGCAGTCGAAACACAGGTGGTACAGGTCTAGGCTTAGCAATCGTTAAGCATATTGTTGAAGTACACCGAGGTACGATCACTGTCACCAGTGAAGTGGGAAAAGGCTCCTCTTTTACAGTTAAATTACCAAAGAAGTTGTGA
- a CDS encoding response regulator transcription factor gives MEEKVLIVDDEQSIVTLLQYNIEKSGFKTDIAYDGSEGLEKAVSGEFDLIILDLMLPGMEGTEVCKALRQKQIETPILMLTAKDDEFDKVLGLELGADDYLTKPFSPKEVVARIKAILRRTRKRENGEDQPFIKISDLLIYPQQYEATIKGDPLAFTRKEFELLHYLAKHKGKVLSRDQLLSAVWNYDFVGDTRIVDVHVSHLREKIEPDTKHPVYIKTIRGLGYKMEEPY, from the coding sequence ATGGAAGAGAAAGTATTAATTGTCGATGATGAACAATCTATTGTAACCTTATTACAATATAATATCGAAAAATCAGGGTTTAAAACAGATATCGCGTATGATGGTTCAGAAGGATTGGAAAAAGCGGTTAGCGGTGAATTCGATTTAATTATTTTAGATTTAATGCTGCCAGGCATGGAAGGTACTGAAGTTTGCAAAGCATTAAGACAGAAGCAAATTGAAACGCCAATTTTGATGTTAACAGCAAAAGATGATGAATTTGATAAAGTGCTGGGGTTGGAATTAGGCGCAGATGATTATCTAACAAAACCTTTTAGCCCAAAAGAGGTAGTAGCCAGAATTAAAGCAATATTGCGCCGGACAAGAAAACGGGAAAATGGAGAAGATCAACCATTTATTAAAATTTCTGATTTGCTTATTTACCCTCAACAGTACGAAGCAACCATAAAGGGAGATCCTTTAGCATTTACCCGGAAAGAGTTTGAATTGCTTCATTACCTTGCGAAGCATAAAGGTAAAGTGTTATCACGAGATCAATTATTAAGTGCGGTTTGGAATTATGATTTTGTTGGTGATACGAGAATTGTAGATGTTCATGTCAGTCATTTAAGGGAAAAAATCGAACCAGATACGAAACATCCGGTATACATTAAAACCATCCGAGGGCTTGGGTACAAGATGGAGGAGCCCTATTAA
- the pfkA gene encoding 6-phosphofructokinase — MKKIGVLTSGGDAPGMNAAVRAVVRKAIYHELEVYGVYNGYEGLMQGNIKKMELGSVGDIIQRGGTILYSARSEEFKTDAGQQKAIEQMRKIGIEGLIVIGGDGSFRGAEKLTQKGFPCIGVPGTIDNDIPGTDYTIGFDTALNTIVNAVDKIRDTATSHERTYVIEVMGRDAGDLALWAGLANGAETVIIPEQEESFESVVSKLQRGQERGKKHSIIILAEGVGSGVEYGKQIEKETNMDTRVTVLGHIQRGGSPSGYDRVLASRLGSKAVDLLMNGIGGRMVGIQNNVVVDHDIVDVLSKKHAINMNMYTLANQLSI; from the coding sequence TTGAAAAAAATCGGTGTATTAACAAGTGGTGGCGATGCACCTGGTATGAATGCCGCAGTACGTGCAGTTGTGCGTAAAGCTATATATCATGAATTAGAAGTGTATGGCGTTTATAATGGATATGAAGGCCTGATGCAAGGCAATATTAAAAAAATGGAATTAGGTTCTGTAGGGGATATTATACAGCGCGGTGGTACGATTTTGTATTCTGCACGTTCAGAAGAGTTTAAAACAGATGCCGGTCAACAAAAAGCAATTGAGCAAATGCGAAAAATTGGTATTGAAGGACTCATTGTCATTGGCGGAGATGGGTCATTTCGTGGTGCCGAAAAATTAACGCAAAAAGGATTTCCGTGTATCGGAGTTCCAGGAACAATCGATAATGATATTCCGGGAACAGACTATACCATTGGATTTGATACGGCACTAAATACGATTGTCAATGCAGTGGACAAGATACGTGATACTGCTACGTCGCATGAACGTACATACGTAATTGAAGTAATGGGAAGAGATGCGGGTGATTTAGCGCTTTGGGCCGGACTTGCAAATGGTGCTGAAACAGTAATTATTCCAGAGCAAGAAGAAAGTTTCGAGAGTGTGGTCAGTAAATTACAACGTGGTCAGGAACGTGGAAAAAAACACAGTATTATCATTCTGGCTGAAGGAGTCGGAAGCGGTGTGGAATACGGTAAACAAATCGAAAAAGAAACAAACATGGATACACGTGTCACCGTATTAGGACATATTCAGCGTGGCGGTTCGCCATCAGGTTATGATCGGGTGCTAGCAAGCCGTTTAGGCTCCAAAGCAGTTGATTTGTTAATGAATGGTATCGGTGGCCGCATGGTAGGAATTCAGAATAACGTAGTTGTTGATCACGATATCGTTGATGTATTAAGCAAAAAACACGCAATTAATATGAACATGTATACATTAGCAAATCAATTATCTATTTAA
- the citZ gene encoding citrate synthase: MSTTKGLEGVVATESKISSIIDDQLTYAGYTIDDLAENASFEEVVFLLWNKRLPNKQELAELEKALFENMTLPDGLVEHFKSYDIHNVHPMAALRTAISLLGLYDSEADEMTEEANKRKAVRLQAKVASIVTAFSRIRDGKELIQPKQGLSYAANFLYMLNGEEPSDLEVEAINKALVLHADHELNASTFTSRVCVATLSDMYSGITAAISALKGPLHGGANERVMSMLLEIGEVENAIPYVKEKMANKEKIMGMGHRVYKTGDPRAKHLKKMSKELTKKHGMEKWYEMSEKIEEFIKSEKGLPANVDFYSASVYHSLGIKHDLYTPIFAVSRFSGWIAHILEQYENNRLIRPRAEYAGPTKQVYTDIDER; the protein is encoded by the coding sequence ATGTCAACAACGAAAGGACTTGAAGGGGTAGTTGCAACAGAGTCAAAGATTAGTTCCATTATCGATGATCAACTGACTTATGCTGGTTATACAATCGATGATTTGGCAGAGAACGCAAGCTTCGAAGAGGTTGTCTTTTTATTATGGAATAAACGACTGCCAAATAAACAAGAATTAGCGGAGTTAGAAAAAGCTCTATTCGAAAACATGACATTACCAGATGGTTTAGTAGAACATTTTAAGTCATACGATATACATAATGTTCACCCAATGGCAGCGCTCCGGACAGCGATCTCTTTATTAGGATTGTATGATTCGGAAGCAGATGAGATGACAGAAGAAGCAAATAAACGTAAAGCTGTTCGTTTGCAGGCAAAAGTAGCTTCAATTGTGACAGCATTTTCACGAATTCGTGATGGGAAAGAATTAATCCAGCCGAAACAAGGGCTTAGCTATGCAGCGAATTTCCTTTATATGTTGAACGGGGAAGAACCAAGTGATTTAGAAGTGGAAGCAATCAATAAAGCATTAGTACTGCATGCTGATCATGAATTAAACGCTTCTACATTTACTTCTCGCGTATGTGTGGCAACCTTGTCTGATATGTATTCAGGTATTACTGCAGCGATCAGTGCTTTGAAAGGACCACTCCACGGTGGTGCGAATGAACGCGTAATGTCGATGCTTCTTGAAATCGGCGAAGTAGAAAATGCAATTCCGTATGTGAAAGAGAAGATGGCAAACAAAGAAAAAATTATGGGAATGGGCCACAGAGTATATAAAACTGGTGATCCACGTGCCAAACATTTAAAGAAAATGTCTAAAGAACTGACAAAGAAACACGGCATGGAAAAATGGTATGAAATGTCTGAAAAAATTGAAGAATTCATCAAATCAGAAAAAGGGTTACCAGCAAATGTTGATTTCTATTCTGCTTCCGTGTACCATAGTTTAGGGATCAAACATGATCTGTACACGCCTATTTTTGCAGTGAGTCGATTCTCTGGATGGATTGCTCATATTCTAGAACAATATGAGAATAACCGTCTCATTCGTCCTCGTGCAGAGTATGCAGGCCCAACGAAGCAAGTATATACAGACATAGACGAACGATAA
- a CDS encoding FxsA family protein encodes MFRWLLLFILVVPALEIGIFVWAGGYIGPWWLILLIIFTGVLGAWLAKQQGMETIRKAQESMRMGYPPQETIFDGICILIGGVVLLTPGFITDGVGFFLLVPATRKPFKRILQQLVQKWIESGKFTVYRR; translated from the coding sequence ATGTTTCGTTGGTTACTTCTATTTATATTAGTCGTTCCTGCCTTAGAAATTGGGATTTTCGTTTGGGCGGGTGGTTATATCGGCCCTTGGTGGTTAATCCTCTTGATTATATTTACAGGTGTGTTAGGTGCGTGGTTAGCGAAACAGCAAGGCATGGAAACCATTCGAAAAGCTCAGGAATCCATGCGAATGGGTTATCCACCACAGGAAACTATTTTTGACGGGATTTGTATATTAATTGGCGGCGTTGTCTTACTGACACCTGGTTTTATCACAGATGGGGTAGGCTTCTTCTTATTAGTTCCGGCGACAAGAAAGCCGTTTAAACGAATCCTGCAACAACTTGTCCAAAAATGGATAGAGAGCGGCAAATTTACGGTTTATCGACGTTAA
- the ytvI gene encoding sporulation integral membrane protein YtvI, with the protein MTKDMSIRMLYLLISLLFIVFSIYLVINYLFPLFLGCLFALILYPLVKALSNRLNIPHVVSCLLAILFAICLLLFVFVFIGMELLQGIMYLAKWIPQNIQFLIDAFVQQFNLWIQPLLERLDLFIHSLPNQPHTIMEDKLSEISQNAADQLGAFLEMLLNWTGNQLASLPGSLTVLIFSFLCTFFICKDWMRFSHFLAETMPISLVELSFTISQHVKEKVIKYVKAQLILIAMTFVIILLGLLIFRVQHALTIAFIMAIVDLLPVIGTGLIFVPWSLYLFMTGQTGLAICLFSLYLVVLLQRQLAEPKLIANALGVHPILTILAIYLGFQLFGVKGIWIAPAILFIGKACIEAKLFSLIWNYIKYNHLNVDKP; encoded by the coding sequence ATGACCAAGGATATGTCCATAAGAATGTTATATTTGCTGATTTCTCTCTTATTTATCGTATTTTCAATTTATTTGGTTATAAATTATTTATTTCCCTTATTTTTAGGGTGTCTCTTCGCCTTGATCTTGTACCCCTTAGTTAAAGCCTTGAGTAACCGATTAAACATCCCCCATGTCGTCAGTTGTCTCTTAGCGATTTTATTTGCTATTTGTTTACTGTTGTTTGTCTTTGTTTTTATTGGAATGGAATTACTCCAAGGCATTATGTATTTAGCAAAATGGATTCCACAGAATATACAATTTTTGATAGATGCGTTTGTCCAGCAGTTTAATCTATGGATTCAACCGCTTTTAGAAAGGCTGGATCTGTTTATCCATAGCCTTCCCAATCAACCGCATACTATTATGGAGGATAAGTTGAGTGAAATAAGTCAAAATGCCGCTGATCAACTGGGAGCATTTCTCGAAATGCTGTTAAATTGGACAGGTAATCAATTAGCAAGTCTACCCGGATCATTAACAGTCCTGATTTTTTCATTTCTTTGCACGTTTTTCATCTGTAAAGACTGGATGAGATTTAGTCACTTTCTTGCTGAGACAATGCCAATTAGCCTTGTCGAATTATCCTTCACGATTTCCCAGCATGTAAAAGAGAAAGTCATAAAATATGTAAAAGCACAGTTGATCCTGATCGCAATGACGTTTGTCATCATCTTGCTCGGCTTATTGATTTTTCGTGTTCAACACGCATTAACGATAGCCTTTATCATGGCTATCGTTGATTTGCTACCTGTAATTGGAACAGGACTTATTTTTGTCCCTTGGAGTCTGTATTTATTTATGACTGGACAAACAGGACTTGCCATTTGCCTATTCAGCCTCTACCTCGTAGTCTTATTACAAAGACAGTTAGCAGAGCCCAAGCTTATAGCAAATGCACTAGGAGTACACCCTATCCTCACTATACTGGCTATCTATTTAGGTTTTCAGCTGTTTGGAGTTAAAGGCATCTGGATTGCACCAGCTATTCTGTTTATCGGCAAAGCATGCATTGAAGCTAAATTGTTCTCACTGATCTGGAATTATATAAAGTATAATCACCTTAACGTCGATAAACCGTAA
- the pyk gene encoding pyruvate kinase, with amino-acid sequence MRRTKIVCTIGPASEAPEKLEELIKAGMNVARLNFSHGDFDEHGARIKNIRQAAKKLGKTVAILLDTKGPEIRTGILKSGQADIVKGNTVNVSMDEIEGDEERISVTYPQLIHDVHVGSKLLLDDGLIALEVTEILKETNELKTVALNSGLLKNKKGVNVPNVSVNLPGITDKDAADIKFGIEQGVDFIAASFVRRASDVLEIRGLLEEHNATQIQIVPKIENQEGVDNLDAILQVSDGLMVARGDLGVEIPPEDVPLVQKDMIFKCNNAGKPVITATQMLDSMQRNPRPTRAEASDVANAILDGTDAIMLSGETAAGDYPVEAVQTMSNIAKKAETAIDHKAMLDLRSKSSDMTITDAISQSVNHTAMNLSVDAILTPTVSGFTARMISKYRPEAPIIAVTFDEQISRRLALVWGVESIVGTLLHTTDDVLEEAIEQGLKTNHFKRGDRVIITAGVPVGESGTTNLMKVHVIGDVLAKGQGVGKGSVYGRAVTCKDADEAKLKVQQDDIIITYGTDKDMMPSIEKAGGIITQEGGLTSHAAVVGLSLGIPVIVGVENALDVINDGQDITIDAHKGDIYAGHASVL; translated from the coding sequence ATGAGAAGAACGAAGATCGTTTGTACGATAGGGCCGGCATCAGAAGCACCAGAAAAGTTGGAAGAACTTATTAAAGCAGGTATGAATGTTGCTAGGCTGAACTTTTCTCATGGTGACTTTGATGAACATGGGGCAAGAATTAAGAATATTCGTCAGGCTGCTAAAAAATTAGGAAAAACAGTAGCTATTCTGTTAGATACAAAAGGACCGGAAATTCGTACAGGTATATTGAAATCAGGTCAGGCAGATATTGTAAAGGGGAACACTGTTAACGTTTCGATGGACGAAATAGAAGGAGACGAGGAACGTATTTCTGTCACATATCCTCAATTAATTCATGATGTTCATGTTGGCTCTAAATTATTATTGGATGATGGGCTTATAGCATTAGAAGTTACAGAGATTCTGAAAGAAACCAATGAATTAAAAACTGTTGCATTAAACTCTGGCTTGTTGAAGAACAAAAAAGGTGTTAACGTACCGAACGTTAGTGTAAATCTCCCAGGAATTACAGATAAAGATGCAGCAGATATCAAATTTGGTATTGAGCAAGGTGTTGATTTTATTGCAGCATCCTTTGTTCGTCGTGCATCGGATGTATTGGAAATCAGAGGATTGTTAGAAGAGCATAATGCGACGCAGATTCAAATTGTTCCTAAAATCGAAAACCAGGAAGGTGTCGATAACTTAGACGCCATTCTGCAAGTGAGTGACGGATTAATGGTTGCTCGTGGGGATTTAGGTGTTGAAATTCCACCAGAAGATGTACCACTTGTGCAAAAAGATATGATTTTCAAATGTAATAATGCTGGAAAGCCAGTCATTACAGCAACACAAATGTTAGATTCGATGCAACGAAACCCAAGACCGACACGTGCAGAAGCTTCTGACGTTGCCAATGCAATTCTTGATGGTACAGATGCTATTATGTTATCCGGTGAAACAGCTGCAGGTGATTACCCAGTGGAAGCTGTTCAAACAATGAGCAATATTGCCAAAAAAGCTGAAACAGCGATCGATCATAAAGCGATGCTTGATTTGCGATCGAAATCTTCTGATATGACGATTACAGATGCGATCAGTCAATCGGTAAACCACACTGCGATGAATTTAAGTGTAGATGCAATCCTGACACCAACAGTCAGTGGCTTTACTGCACGAATGATTTCTAAATATCGTCCAGAGGCACCAATTATTGCTGTAACATTCGATGAACAAATCAGTCGCCGATTAGCGCTAGTTTGGGGTGTAGAATCTATTGTTGGGACGTTACTTCATACAACAGATGATGTGCTTGAAGAGGCAATTGAACAAGGTTTGAAGACCAATCACTTTAAACGTGGCGATCGCGTGATTATTACAGCAGGTGTTCCAGTTGGCGAAAGTGGAACGACGAACTTAATGAAAGTTCACGTAATTGGAGATGTGTTAGCGAAAGGCCAGGGTGTTGGCAAAGGAAGTGTTTATGGACGTGCTGTAACTTGTAAAGATGCAGATGAGGCAAAATTAAAAGTACAGCAAGATGATATTATCATCACCTATGGTACGGATAAAGATATGATGCCTTCTATTGAAAAAGCAGGAGGAATTATCACACAAGAAGGTGGTCTTACTTCCCACGCAGCAGTAGTAGGATTAAGTCTAGGCATTCCTGTTATCGTTGGTGTAGAAAATGCATTAGATGTCATTAATGATGGTCAGGATATTACGATTGATGCCCATAAAGGTGACATTTACGCTGGCCATGCTAGTGTCCTATAA
- the hflK gene encoding FtsH protease activity modulator HflK: MTLKQVYRWIAIVIVIIVLGLFAATSWYTVDESEQAVLITFGEAEEATTESGLHFKLPWPIQSVETLSKETFSLNFGYDPEQAEQANVVRMITGDENILQADLVVQWKIIEPSKYLFSSSDPEQILYNATSASLRSIIGSSTIDEALTDGKAEIENKVLDLLVSVMEDYEVGIAIQDVKLQEVDLPNEEVRQAFMKVTDARETMNTKKNEADKYRNEIYEEALGEKDAIITRAEGDKIERVERARGNVAEFNALYNAYSDNPNVTRQRLVLETLDQVLPNANIYIMNDDGNTIKYLPIGENASKNTPPVTESSEDDTTEEENTNEQEENNNG, from the coding sequence ATGACGTTAAAACAAGTTTACAGATGGATTGCAATTGTCATCGTCATTATAGTGCTTGGCTTATTTGCAGCCACAAGCTGGTATACCGTCGATGAATCAGAACAAGCAGTATTAATTACTTTCGGTGAAGCAGAAGAAGCTACAACCGAATCAGGACTTCATTTTAAACTCCCATGGCCCATTCAGTCGGTAGAGACACTTTCGAAAGAAACCTTCAGTTTGAATTTTGGATATGACCCTGAGCAAGCTGAACAGGCGAATGTAGTCCGAATGATCACAGGTGATGAAAACATTCTTCAAGCAGATTTAGTTGTGCAATGGAAGATCATAGAACCAAGTAAGTATTTATTCAGCTCAAGTGATCCTGAGCAAATTTTATACAATGCAACTTCCGCCTCGTTACGCAGTATAATAGGCTCTTCAACCATTGATGAAGCGTTAACAGATGGAAAAGCAGAAATAGAAAATAAGGTACTCGATTTATTAGTATCCGTAATGGAAGATTACGAAGTTGGAATCGCTATTCAAGACGTGAAACTTCAAGAAGTAGATTTACCTAACGAAGAGGTACGTCAAGCATTTATGAAAGTAACGGATGCAAGAGAAACAATGAATACGAAGAAAAATGAAGCAGACAAATATCGAAACGAGATTTATGAAGAAGCATTAGGGGAAAAAGATGCGATTATTACAAGAGCAGAAGGGGATAAGATTGAGCGAGTTGAAAGAGCTCGCGGAAATGTGGCAGAGTTCAATGCCTTGTACAACGCGTACAGCGATAATCCAAATGTCACCAGACAACGCCTCGTGTTAGAAACCTTAGATCAAGTGTTACCAAATGCGAACATTTATATCATGAATGATGATGGCAATACAATTAAGTATTTACCAATTGGTGAGAATGCATCGAAAAACACACCACCTGTTACCGAATCCTCAGAAGATGATACGACGGAAGAGGAAAATACGAATGAACAGGAGGAAAATAATAATGGTTGA
- the icd gene encoding NADP-dependent isocitrate dehydrogenase yields the protein MGEKITVENGVVQTPNKPIIPFIEGDGTGADIWAAASRVLEAAVEKAYNGEKGIEWKEVLAGEKAYNQTGEWLPEETLDVIREYKIAIKGPLTTPIGGGIRSLNVALRQKLDLFTCLRPVRWFEGVPSPVKRPEDTDMVIFRENTEDIYAGIEWQEGSDEVKKVIDFLQNEMGVKNIRFPETSGLGVKPVSKEGTERLVRAAIEYAINEGRKSVTLVHKGNIMKFTEGSFKNWGYELAEREYGDKVFTWAEYDQIVEEKGRDAADKAQADAEAAGRIIVKDAIADIFLQQILTRPKEFDVVATMNLNGDYVSDALAAQVGGIGIAPGANINYESGHAIFEATHGTAPKYAGLDKVNPSSVILSGVLMLEHLGWREAGELILKSMDKTIGSKVVTYDFARLMDGATEVKASEFANELIKNMD from the coding sequence ATGGGTGAAAAAATTACAGTAGAAAATGGTGTCGTACAAACACCAAACAAACCAATTATTCCTTTCATTGAAGGTGATGGAACAGGTGCTGATATCTGGGCAGCTGCTAGCCGAGTACTAGAAGCTGCAGTTGAGAAAGCATATAACGGTGAAAAAGGTATCGAATGGAAAGAGGTACTTGCTGGGGAAAAAGCTTATAACCAAACTGGTGAATGGCTTCCAGAAGAAACATTAGATGTTATTCGCGAATATAAAATTGCGATTAAAGGACCTCTTACTACTCCGATAGGTGGTGGTATCCGTTCTTTAAACGTTGCTTTACGTCAAAAACTTGATCTTTTCACATGTTTACGTCCAGTACGCTGGTTTGAAGGTGTACCTTCTCCGGTTAAACGTCCAGAAGATACAGATATGGTAATCTTCCGTGAGAACACAGAAGATATTTACGCAGGTATCGAATGGCAAGAAGGGTCAGATGAAGTGAAGAAAGTAATCGACTTCCTTCAAAATGAAATGGGAGTAAAGAATATCCGTTTCCCTGAAACATCTGGTCTAGGTGTAAAACCAGTATCTAAAGAAGGTACAGAGCGTCTAGTGCGTGCTGCGATTGAATATGCCATTAATGAAGGACGTAAAAGTGTTACATTAGTACACAAAGGTAACATTATGAAATTTACAGAAGGTTCTTTCAAGAACTGGGGTTATGAATTAGCGGAAAGAGAATATGGTGATAAAGTATTCACTTGGGCTGAATATGATCAAATCGTGGAAGAAAAAGGTCGCGATGCTGCAGATAAGGCACAAGCAGATGCAGAAGCTGCTGGCCGTATTATCGTAAAAGACGCGATTGCGGATATTTTCTTACAACAAATTCTTACTCGTCCTAAAGAATTTGATGTAGTAGCTACGATGAACCTAAACGGTGACTATGTATCAGATGCACTAGCTGCACAAGTTGGCGGTATCGGTATTGCACCAGGTGCGAACATTAACTATGAATCAGGTCATGCGATCTTTGAAGCGACTCACGGTACAGCTCCAAAATACGCTGGACTTGATAAGGTAAACCCATCTTCGGTAATCCTTTCAGGTGTGCTTATGCTTGAACACCTTGGTTGGAGAGAAGCTGGAGAATTAATCCTTAAATCAATGGATAAAACAATCGGTTCAAAAGTTGTAACTTACGACTTTGCTCGATTAATGGATGGCGCAACAGAAGTAAAAGCTTCCGAGTTTGCGAATGAATTAATCAAAAACATGGACTAA